In Planctomycetaceae bacterium, the DNA window TTCACGGCGTGCCGACTCGAACATGTCTCGCCATTGGCCCGGACGACGCTGAGAAGATCGACGAAATCACGGGGCATCTGCAGTTGTTGTAATGGAACGATTAATGAACCTGGAAACCAGCCTTTATGCCGACCAGATACGTCGATGGCCCGAAGCCGGTCGCCATATTCTCGCTCAGTACGATGATAATACGATCATCGTCTATCAGGCGTATCGACCGGAGATCGGGATCTTCGCAGTCAAGAACGGCTACTTCGGCGGCGAGTTCAGTTACAGCCGAATGAGCTGGATTAAGCCCAATTTCCTGTGGATGATGTACCGCAGTAATTGGGGGCGATCTCAGGGACAGGAAGTCATTCTGGCAATCCGACTACGGCGACCCTTCTTCGATTCGCTTTTGGAACAGGCCGTCCCATCGTCATTCGTTCCTGAGTTGTTTGAGAGCCATGAAGCGTGGAAAGCAGCCGTTGCACGATCCGACGTAAGGCTTCAGTGGGACCCAGACCATACTCCCGGTGGTGGCAAGTGTGAACGCAGAGCAGTTCAACTTGGCCTTCGAGGAAAGACGCTGGAATCCTTCGGCAAGAGCGAAATCGTTGAGATCATCGACATGAGCGAATTCGTGACTCATCAGCGTGAATTCGTCGGTCATGAAAAATCGGGAACCCTGTTGACTCCCCTGGAGAAAGTCTATGCCCCGGGAAGTTCCGTTGCCGCAGCCAATATCGGACTGGATGAATGGTCCAACACGTCAGGAGGACGGGAATGACATCAC includes these proteins:
- a CDS encoding DUF4291 domain-containing protein, which gives rise to MERLMNLETSLYADQIRRWPEAGRHILAQYDDNTIIVYQAYRPEIGIFAVKNGYFGGEFSYSRMSWIKPNFLWMMYRSNWGRSQGQEVILAIRLRRPFFDSLLEQAVPSSFVPELFESHEAWKAAVARSDVRLQWDPDHTPGGGKCERRAVQLGLRGKTLESFGKSEIVEIIDMSEFVTHQREFVGHEKSGTLLTPLEKVYAPGSSVAAANIGLDEWSNTSGGRE